In a genomic window of Cryptococcus depauperatus CBS 7841 chromosome 8, complete sequence:
- a CDS encoding tyrosine-tRNA ligase yields the protein MSLYCICRLPSIPRYKYCKLVRSTSSLSQPTVLQVLEERGFVAAITNEKLHKHVKSPSTIYVGVDPSASSLHVGNLLPLLGLLHFQAWGHQSIALIGGATGSIGDPSGRSTERKSLSNAELSRNVAGITSQIHRFFIRGKEYLNKRGISSTKSNEVGGREVKVLNNYEWMSHMGLLEFLRTVGKRARVAAMLSRDSVKNRLIADSGISYTEFTYQLLQGYDFFHLNSEHNCSIQLGGSDQWGNIVAGIDLIRREKALEKEEKGEEAIKMEDEDKVFGLTIPLLTTSTGEKFGKSAGNAIWLDEKHTSASEFYQFFLRTPDADVERYLKLFTFLPLSKIEEVTTQHQSDKSQRRAQKLLAAEVTELVHGPAALGRALTAAQVLYSTSTSLLTSSAIFAAFEGDNRFHRVNSNEIMDMGVGKIAAKYGLCSSVGEAQRLVKGTAMQINDRKVTDHKQRIQEQDKIDGHVVILRAGIKRQIILYLE from the exons ATGTCTTTATATTGTATCTGTCGTTTACCTTCAATTCCTCGTTATAAATACTGTAAACTGGTTCGCTCCACATCCTCATTATCACAACCGACAGTGCTACAAGTACTAGAAGAACGAGGTTTCGTTGCTGCCATAACAAA TGAAAAGCTCCACAAACATGTCAAATCCCCGTCCACAATATATGTTGGCGTTGATCCTTCAGCTTCGTCACTGCATGTTGGCAACCTTTTACCGTTATTGGGGCTTCTGCATTTCCAAGCCTGGGGGCATCAATCCATCGCTCTAATAGGAGGTGCGACAGGCTCAATAGGGGATCCGTCTGGACGGTCCACAGAACGTAAATCTTTATCCAACGCCGAGCTCAGTCGGAATGTCGCTGGTATAACATCCCAAATCCATCGATTCTTCATACGAGGAAAAGAGTATCTCAATAAAAGGGGCATATCATCGACAAAATCGAATGAAgtaggaggaagagaagtCAAAGTGCTAAATAATTATGAGTGGATGAGTCATATGGGTCTCTTGGAATTTCTCAGAACGGTGGGAAAGAGAGCCAGAGTGGCAGCCATGCTTTCACGAGATAGTGTCAAAAATCGACTCATTGCCGATTCAGGTATTTCCTACACCGAGTTTACCTATCAGCTTTTACAAGGATACGATTTCTTTCATCTGAATTCTGAGCACAACTGCAGCATCCAACTTGGCGGCTCAGATCAATGGGGAAACATCGTCGCGGGTATTGATCTCATCCGTCGAGAAAAGGCgttggaaaaggaagagaaaggcgAAGAAGCTATCaaaatggaagatgaggataaAGTCTTTGGCTTGACTATTCCTCTCTTAACCACCAGTACAGGCGAGAAATTTGGAAAATCTGCCGGCAACGCTATATGGCTAGACGAAAAACACACCAGTGCTTCAGAATTCTACCAG TTCTTCCTCCGGACGCCAGATGCAGACGTTGAAAGGTACCTCAAGCTCTTCACATTTCTTCCCCTTTcaaaaattgaagaagtCACAACTCAACATCAGTCGGACAAGTCTCAACGAAGGGCGCAAAAATTGTTGGCTGCTGAGGTGACAGAACTAGTACATGGCC CTGCTGCTCTTGGTCGAGCGCTCACAGCTGCTCAAGTGTTGTATTCTACGTCGACTTCTCTTCTTACTTCGTCGGCCATTTTTGCCGCCTTTGAAGGGGATAATAGATTTCACAGGGTTAATTCAAATGAAATCATGGATATGGGAGTCGGAAAGATAGCTGCCAAGTATGGGCTATGTTCGTCTGTTG GTGAAGCACAGAGATTAGTTAAGGGAACAGCAATGCAGATCAATGATAGAAAGGTGACTGATCACAAACAGCGAATTCAAGAGCAAGATAAGATTGATGGTCATGTTGTAATTTTGCGCGCTGGTATTAAGAGGCAGATCATCCTCTATTTAGAGTAG